The following proteins are encoded in a genomic region of Nocardioides sp. cx-173:
- the arc gene encoding proteasome ATPase, with product MSMSDGVSSSGSGRSPDELESQVRFLESEVTDLRRRLNEVPTHSHGVEMRLADAQRSLSAVTSQNERLAETLREARDQIMKLKEEVDRLAQPPAGFGTFLARNEDDSVDVFTGGRKLRVNVSPSVQLDDLRRGQEVMLNEALNVVAAFDYEEVGEVVMFKELLADGERALVIANADEERVVRLAQPLLSDTIRAGDSLLLDSRAGYVYEKVPKSEVEELVLEEVPDIDYESIGGLFGQIEQIRDAVELPYLHPELFLEHELKPPKGVLLYGPPGCGKTLIAKAVANSLAKKVAAKTGQEGKSYFLNIKGPELLNKYVGETERHIRLVFQRAREKASEGTPVIVFFDEMDSLFRTRGSGVSSDVENTIVPQLLSEIDGVELLENVLVIGASNREDMIDPAILRPGRLDVKIKIERPDAEAARDIFSKYLTPSLPLHADDLEEFGGNRNACVAGMIRATVERMYTETEENRFLEVTYANGDKEVLYFKDFNSGAMIQNIVDRAKKMAIKDLLDHQQRGLRVSHLLQACVDEFKENEDLPNTTNPDDWARISGKKGERIVFIRTLVTGKQGTEPGRSIDTVANTGQYL from the coding sequence ATGTCGATGTCAGATGGTGTGTCCAGCAGCGGTAGCGGGCGGAGTCCCGACGAGCTCGAGAGCCAGGTGCGCTTCCTCGAGTCCGAGGTGACCGACCTGCGCCGCCGGCTCAACGAGGTGCCGACGCACTCGCATGGGGTGGAGATGCGGCTGGCAGACGCCCAGCGCTCGCTGTCGGCGGTCACGTCTCAGAACGAGCGCCTCGCGGAGACGCTGCGCGAGGCGCGCGACCAGATCATGAAGCTGAAGGAAGAGGTCGACCGGCTCGCCCAGCCGCCCGCGGGCTTCGGCACCTTCCTGGCTCGCAACGAGGACGACTCCGTGGACGTCTTCACCGGCGGGCGCAAGCTGCGGGTCAACGTCAGCCCGTCGGTGCAGCTCGATGACCTGCGTCGCGGCCAGGAGGTCATGCTCAACGAGGCCCTGAACGTCGTCGCCGCCTTCGACTACGAAGAGGTCGGCGAGGTGGTGATGTTCAAGGAGCTGCTCGCCGACGGCGAACGCGCCCTGGTGATCGCCAACGCCGACGAGGAGCGCGTCGTACGCCTGGCGCAGCCGCTGCTCAGCGACACGATCCGGGCCGGCGACTCGCTTCTGCTCGACTCGCGCGCGGGCTACGTCTACGAGAAGGTACCGAAGTCCGAGGTCGAGGAGCTCGTCCTCGAAGAGGTGCCGGACATCGACTACGAGTCCATCGGAGGCCTGTTCGGTCAGATCGAGCAGATCCGCGACGCCGTGGAGCTGCCCTACCTGCACCCCGAGCTGTTCCTCGAGCACGAGTTGAAGCCGCCCAAGGGGGTTCTGCTTTACGGGCCTCCGGGCTGCGGCAAGACGCTCATCGCCAAGGCCGTGGCCAACTCGCTGGCCAAGAAGGTGGCGGCCAAGACCGGCCAGGAGGGGAAGTCGTACTTCCTCAACATCAAGGGCCCCGAGCTTCTCAACAAGTACGTCGGCGAGACCGAGCGTCACATCCGCCTGGTGTTCCAGCGTGCGCGGGAGAAGGCCAGCGAAGGCACCCCCGTCATCGTCTTCTTCGACGAGATGGACTCGCTCTTCCGCACCCGTGGCTCCGGCGTCTCCTCCGACGTCGAGAACACGATCGTGCCGCAGCTGCTCAGTGAGATCGACGGTGTCGAACTACTCGAGAACGTGCTGGTCATCGGGGCGTCCAACCGCGAGGACATGATCGATCCGGCGATCCTGCGACCGGGCCGGCTGGACGTGAAGATCAAGATCGAGCGCCCCGACGCCGAGGCCGCCCGCGACATCTTCTCGAAGTACCTCACCCCCAGCCTGCCGCTGCATGCGGATGACCTGGAGGAGTTCGGCGGCAACCGGAACGCCTGCGTCGCGGGGATGATCCGGGCCACGGTGGAGCGGATGTACACCGAGACCGAGGAGAACCGGTTCCTCGAGGTCACCTATGCCAACGGCGACAAGGAGGTCCTGTACTTCAAGGACTTCAACTCCGGCGCCATGATCCAGAACATCGTTGACCGGGCCAAGAAGATGGCGATCAAGGACCTCCTCGACCACCAGCAGCGCGGTCTGCGCGTCTCGCACCTGCTGCAGGCGTGCGTCGACGAGTTCAAGGAGAACGAGGACCTCCCCAACACCACCAACCCCGACGACTGGGCCCGCATCTCCGGCAAGAAGGGCGAGCGGATCGTCTTCATCCGCACCCTCGTCACCGGCAAGCAGGGCACCGAGCCCGGACGTTCCATCGACACCGTCGCCAACACCGGGCAGTACCTGTAG
- a CDS encoding glutamine amidotransferase, protein MRPFLLLSIRAEEAAAREEYDAFCRFLEVSPAELHTRSLASGPLGDVVLEDWSGILLGGGAFTVSDPERVKSAAQRHAEADLGALLDRVVAADFPFLGACYGIGTLGTHQGGVVDTSHPEPVGPLSVTLTDAGLADPLFADVPRSFTAYGGHKEAISLLPAHATLLATAAACPVQAFRVGEHVYATQFHPELDLPGLLTRISVYATHGYFDPADADRLRDTARAVAVTHPGTLLRNFARRYAR, encoded by the coding sequence GTGAGACCGTTCCTGCTGCTCTCCATCCGCGCCGAGGAGGCGGCGGCACGGGAGGAGTACGACGCGTTCTGCCGCTTCCTGGAGGTCTCGCCTGCTGAGCTGCACACCCGATCCCTGGCTTCCGGCCCCCTGGGGGACGTGGTGCTCGAGGACTGGTCCGGGATCCTGCTCGGCGGCGGCGCGTTCACCGTGTCGGACCCCGAGCGGGTCAAGTCGGCGGCCCAGCGGCACGCAGAGGCCGACCTGGGGGCGCTGCTCGACAGGGTGGTCGCGGCCGACTTCCCCTTCCTGGGCGCCTGCTACGGGATCGGTACGCTGGGCACCCACCAGGGCGGGGTGGTCGACACCAGCCACCCCGAGCCCGTGGGCCCCCTGTCGGTGACGCTCACGGACGCCGGCCTCGCGGACCCGCTGTTCGCCGACGTCCCGCGCTCCTTCACGGCGTACGGCGGTCACAAGGAGGCGATCTCGCTGCTGCCCGCCCACGCCACGCTGTTGGCGACGGCCGCGGCGTGCCCGGTCCAGGCCTTCCGGGTGGGTGAGCACGTCTACGCCACCCAGTTCCACCCCGAGCTCGACCTGCCCGGCCTGCTGACCCGGATCTCGGTCTACGCGACGCACGGCTACTTCGACCCCGCCGACGCCGACCGCCTGCGCGACACCGCCCGCGCCGTCGCCGTCACCCATCCCGGCACCCTCCTGCGCAACTTCGCCCGCCGTTACGCCCGCTGA
- a CDS encoding tRNA (adenine-N1)-methyltransferase — translation MSSTQPHDDDVAPQAWSGVHRGPLREGEWVRLVDAKGRKHNICLEAGKTFHTNRGGMSHDDLIGREEGFTITSTSGGEYLVFRPLLSEFVVSMPRGAAVVYPKDAAQIVAMADIFPGADVVEAGVGSGALTCSLLRAVGPFGRVTSYERREEFAEVARKNVTQFFGAPDGETHPAWSLRLGDLAEELPASGERYDRVILDMLAPWECLDATADALRPGGIVCAYVATTTQLSRFMETVRLHGGFTEPQAWESLVRDWHVEGLAVRPGHKMIGHTAFLVTARRMAPGQRAPLKRRRPAPGAYGPDYTGPRAEVVEDGSGEAVGEAGEAVGEAGGE, via the coding sequence GTGTCCTCGACCCAACCGCACGACGACGATGTTGCCCCCCAGGCCTGGTCGGGAGTCCACCGCGGGCCCCTGCGCGAGGGCGAGTGGGTGCGGCTCGTCGACGCCAAGGGGCGCAAGCACAACATCTGCCTCGAGGCCGGCAAGACCTTCCACACCAACCGCGGCGGGATGTCCCACGACGACCTGATCGGGCGCGAGGAGGGCTTCACGATCACCTCGACGTCGGGTGGCGAGTACCTCGTCTTCCGGCCGCTGCTCTCGGAGTTCGTGGTGTCGATGCCTCGTGGGGCCGCGGTCGTGTACCCCAAGGACGCCGCCCAGATCGTGGCGATGGCCGACATCTTCCCCGGAGCCGACGTGGTGGAGGCCGGGGTCGGCTCCGGTGCCCTCACCTGCTCGCTGCTGCGGGCGGTCGGCCCGTTCGGGCGGGTGACGTCCTACGAACGTCGTGAGGAGTTCGCCGAGGTCGCGCGCAAGAACGTGACCCAGTTCTTCGGCGCGCCCGACGGCGAGACCCACCCGGCCTGGTCGCTGCGGCTGGGCGACCTCGCCGAGGAGCTGCCGGCGAGCGGCGAGCGCTACGACCGGGTCATCCTCGACATGCTCGCGCCGTGGGAGTGCCTCGACGCCACCGCCGACGCGCTGCGGCCCGGTGGGATCGTGTGCGCGTACGTCGCCACCACCACCCAGCTGTCGCGCTTCATGGAGACGGTGCGGCTGCACGGCGGCTTCACCGAGCCGCAGGCGTGGGAGTCGCTGGTGCGCGACTGGCACGTCGAGGGGCTCGCCGTACGTCCCGGTCACAAGATGATCGGGCACACGGCTTTCCTGGTGACCGCTCGTCGCATGGCGCCCGGCCAGAGGGCTCCGCTCAAGCGCCGCCGTCCCGCCCCGGGCGCCTACGGTCCCGACTACACCGGGCCGCGCGCCGAGGTCGTCGAGGACGGGTCCGGCGAGGCGGTCGGGGAGGCCGGGGAGGCGGTCGGGGAGGCTGGGGGCGAGTGA